The Acidobacteriota bacterium genome has a segment encoding these proteins:
- a CDS encoding ABC transporter ATP-binding protein, translating to MSNTVITVENLGKKYIIGHQANGHRTLRDVLADSLSAPFRLLRRTTDDGRRATADGPRSSVSGPSSGPQSPVIGPPPGPPSPVSGRSEEFWALKDVSFDVKQGEVVGIIGRNGAGKSTLLKILSRITEPTTGRVRIRGRVASLLEVGTGFHPELTGRENVFLNGAILGMSREEIKRKFDEIVAFAEVEKFLDTPVKRYSSGMYVRLAFAVAAHLEPEILIIDEVLAVGDAQFQKKCLGKIGDVVTSGRTALLVSHQMSAIESSCTRCVVLNSGEIKFAGTTADAIRVYSRELVSTIDSQDNDHIKRVGNGLVRFASFGLEDDYGQRIYSAASGKPLTLVFGYEATPCSERSLSFGFSIHTVTGQAVCVLYSDYQGITFSPVYEHGVLKFTTPRLILAAGTYYVAVRLLVNGIETDFPKDFVGRFDIDAGDFYGQGVGFHGGNGPVLIEGEWQHLAIT from the coding sequence ATGTCCAACACAGTCATCACAGTCGAAAACCTCGGCAAGAAATACATCATCGGCCATCAAGCGAACGGCCATCGGACGCTTCGCGACGTGCTGGCAGACTCGCTCTCCGCGCCCTTCCGCTTGCTGAGACGGACGACGGACGACGGACGACGGGCGACGGCAGACGGTCCTCGGTCGTCCGTCTCCGGTCCTTCTTCCGGTCCTCAGTCGCCGGTCATCGGTCCTCCCCCCGGTCCTCCGTCGCCGGTCTCCGGTCGTTCCGAGGAGTTCTGGGCCTTGAAGGATGTGTCCTTCGACGTCAAGCAAGGCGAAGTAGTCGGCATCATCGGGCGGAACGGCGCGGGCAAGTCTACTCTGTTGAAGATCCTCTCGCGGATCACCGAGCCGACCACGGGCCGAGTTAGAATTCGAGGCCGCGTGGCGAGCTTGCTTGAGGTGGGCACCGGGTTTCATCCCGAGCTGACCGGCCGCGAGAACGTCTTCTTGAACGGCGCGATCCTCGGGATGAGCCGCGAAGAGATCAAGCGGAAGTTCGATGAGATAGTCGCGTTCGCCGAAGTCGAAAAGTTCCTGGACACGCCGGTCAAGCGCTACTCATCGGGGATGTACGTAAGGTTGGCTTTCGCTGTGGCCGCGCATCTCGAGCCTGAGATACTGATTATCGATGAAGTGCTCGCGGTCGGGGATGCGCAGTTTCAGAAGAAATGCCTGGGTAAGATTGGCGACGTGGTGACCTCCGGAAGAACTGCATTGTTAGTATCCCACCAGATGTCCGCAATTGAATCTTCTTGTACGCGCTGTGTGGTTTTGAACTCCGGCGAGATTAAGTTTGCTGGTACGACTGCCGATGCGATTCGGGTTTACAGTCGCGAGTTGGTTTCAACAATTGACTCCCAGGATAACGATCACATAAAACGAGTTGGCAATGGACTGGTCCGTTTTGCCTCATTTGGTCTTGAAGACGACTACGGACAGAGAATTTATTCTGCCGCGAGCGGAAAGCCGTTGACACTTGTGTTTGGCTACGAAGCGACTCCCTGTTCCGAGCGCTCGCTCTCTTTTGGTTTCTCGATCCACACAGTTACGGGTCAGGCAGTCTGCGTGCTGTATAGCGATTATCAGGGCATCACATTTAGCCCTGTATATGAACACGGCGTGTTGAAATTCACGACACCCAGGCTGATTCTAGCTGCTGGAACTTATTACGTCGCAGTGCGCCTACTGGTCAACGGCATAGAAACAGATTTTCCTAAGGATTTCGTGGGACGCTTCGACATAGACGCCGGCGACTTCTATGGCCAGGGAGTCGGTTTCCATGGAGGAAATGGCCCGGTATTAATTGAAGGAGAGTGGCAGCATCTGGCAATCACATGA
- a CDS encoding class I SAM-dependent methyltransferase, whose amino-acid sequence MNIVVRKFVSGYRLLTHLLHPHLIRFRCRTRIPQYYLIDGWLSETEALALYDLARSLKKDASVLEIGVWQGKSTYCLARGLSGGTVTVIDPFNADGGADADSEAVYREIQKEKQLDLLETFQRNLERGKVASKVKTLRGYSQQFVGSVPAIDLLFIDGDHSIEGCSFDFDAYQDAVLPGGYLLFHDYDPSRSNLGPTWVVHNKVLPSGRYKPLRVLESLWVGQRT is encoded by the coding sequence ATGAACATAGTCGTCCGTAAGTTTGTTTCTGGGTACCGCCTGCTAACCCACCTGCTGCATCCGCATCTAATTCGCTTTCGTTGCAGGACGCGCATTCCTCAATATTATTTAATTGATGGCTGGTTATCCGAAACTGAGGCGCTTGCTTTGTACGATCTTGCCCGAAGTTTGAAGAAAGATGCTTCGGTTCTTGAAATCGGCGTTTGGCAAGGAAAAAGCACTTATTGCCTTGCTCGTGGTCTCAGTGGCGGCACGGTTACTGTCATCGATCCTTTTAATGCTGATGGAGGAGCAGATGCAGATAGTGAGGCCGTCTATAGAGAAATACAGAAGGAAAAACAACTTGATCTGCTTGAGACGTTTCAAAGAAATCTTGAGCGGGGCAAAGTAGCCTCAAAGGTTAAGACGCTCCGCGGGTATTCTCAACAGTTCGTTGGTTCCGTGCCGGCGATCGACTTACTGTTCATAGATGGCGACCATTCCATCGAAGGATGTTCATTTGATTTCGACGCATATCAAGACGCTGTTCTTCCCGGCGGCTATTTGCTCTTTCACGATTACGATCCAAGTCGCTCGAATCTTGGACCAACATGGGTTGTTCATAACAAGGTACTACCTTCTGGGAGATATAAACCCCTTAGAGTCTTAGAAAGCTTATGGGTCGGCCAGCGCACTTGA
- a CDS encoding FkbM family methyltransferase, whose product MSLIKRATRHFVKERLSPHHPREQTIKGVVSKQYIKRFIPDDPIIVEAGAHLGWDTIEMSTLWSKGIIHAFEPVPDLYGHLQENTNGLENVRLYPCALSDKTGIANLFVSSGSSDASSSLLRPKEHLSEHPTVYFEEAIDVPTITLNQWAKENRVEKVDLLWLDMQGYELAMLRASCELLRTVSAIYTEVSLKKLYEGTPLYSEVREWCEEQGFEVEREELAWADAGNVLFVRNKNVF is encoded by the coding sequence ATGAGTCTAATAAAAAGGGCAACTAGACACTTTGTTAAAGAGCGGCTCAGTCCTCACCATCCGCGTGAGCAGACCATAAAAGGTGTTGTGTCCAAGCAGTACATTAAACGATTTATTCCTGATGACCCTATAATTGTTGAGGCTGGCGCCCACTTAGGCTGGGACACAATAGAAATGAGCACGCTGTGGTCTAAGGGTATTATCCATGCCTTCGAACCAGTTCCTGATCTGTATGGTCACCTCCAAGAAAACACGAACGGGCTGGAGAATGTTAGGTTGTACCCGTGTGCCTTAAGCGACAAGACAGGCATTGCGAATCTGTTTGTCAGTAGCGGTTCCTCAGACGCATCCAGCTCTCTACTACGTCCGAAGGAGCACTTGTCTGAACATCCCACGGTATATTTCGAGGAGGCAATCGATGTCCCTACCATCACCCTGAACCAATGGGCTAAAGAAAATCGGGTGGAAAAGGTTGATCTGCTATGGCTGGATATGCAGGGCTATGAACTCGCAATGTTAAGAGCGTCTTGCGAACTGCTAAGAACTGTCAGTGCTATTTACACCGAGGTTAGCCTTAAAAAATTATACGAAGGTACACCACTTTATTCTGAAGTTCGCGAATGGTGTGAAGAACAGGGCTTCGAGGTAGAACGGGAAGAGCTAGCTTGGGCAGACGCGGGTAACGTGCTTTTCGTCAGGAACAAGAATGTCTTCTGA
- a CDS encoding glycosyltransferase family 2 protein: MSSEETRPTIICLTPVKNEAWILDRFLQCASVWADHIVIADQGSEDGSREIASRYSKVALIDNSSTTYSETERQKILLAAARRFPEPRLLIALDADEILTANFMKCPEWNTVLRAAVGTVIYFRWVNLRPDLQSYWSPDSYHAWGFMDDGSEHNGFLMHSPRVPVPADAPRLRLRNIRVLHYQYIKWERMESKHRWYQCLERVNQPSRSAIDIYRQYHHMNAIPPGEIYSMQKDWVSGYEEKGIDMTSVREEATYWWDREVLAMFAQHTPKAFRTEDIWGVNWSGLLKKTNPNDALITYQDPRSPFDKLLHRWLRKTQPIYHKKWVKLVDKTLASFGW; this comes from the coding sequence ATGTCTTCTGAGGAGACCAGACCAACTATTATCTGTCTGACCCCTGTTAAGAACGAAGCATGGATTCTAGATCGGTTTCTCCAATGCGCGAGTGTTTGGGCAGATCACATCGTGATCGCAGATCAAGGTTCAGAGGATGGCTCTAGAGAAATCGCAAGCAGATATTCGAAGGTCGCTCTGATAGACAACTCATCCACGACTTACAGCGAGACGGAGCGCCAGAAAATCCTTTTGGCGGCAGCGCGACGCTTTCCTGAGCCTCGATTGCTGATTGCTCTGGATGCCGATGAAATTCTTACTGCCAATTTCATGAAGTGCCCCGAATGGAACACCGTTCTTCGGGCGGCTGTGGGAACAGTGATTTACTTCAGGTGGGTCAATCTGCGGCCTGATCTTCAATCCTATTGGTCGCCCGATTCCTATCATGCCTGGGGCTTCATGGATGATGGTAGTGAACACAATGGCTTTCTGATGCACAGTCCGAGAGTTCCCGTCCCTGCCGATGCGCCTAGATTAAGACTTAGGAATATTCGAGTGCTCCACTATCAGTATATCAAGTGGGAGCGAATGGAAAGTAAGCACCGATGGTATCAGTGCCTGGAGCGGGTCAATCAGCCTTCGCGCAGTGCGATTGACATCTATAGGCAATATCACCATATGAACGCGATTCCTCCCGGTGAGATCTATTCCATGCAAAAGGACTGGGTTTCTGGCTACGAGGAAAAGGGCATTGATATGACAAGCGTCCGAGAGGAAGCTACGTACTGGTGGGATCGGGAAGTGTTGGCGATGTTCGCACAGCATACGCCGAAAGCATTTAGAACAGAAGATATATGGGGTGTGAATTGGTCCGGATTGCTAAAGAAAACCAATCCCAATGATGCGCTTATCACCTACCAGGACCCTCGAAGCCCATTTGATAAACTCCTCCACCGCTGGTTAAGAAAAACCCAACCGATCTATCACAAGAAATGGGTCAAACTCGTTGATAAGACGCTGGCTAGTTTCGGGTGGTAA
- a CDS encoding glycosyltransferase family 2 protein, which yields MALNSMALSQQFPSSQPGRIGWPWTQGTEPLLPLKKSGQPLPKISVVTPSFNQGQFIEETIRSVLLQGYPNLEYIIIDGGSTDTSVEVIKRYEPWLSYWVSEKDNGQAHAINKGFSRATGDIFAYINSDDIYGEGILTEVARIYLEAPDNFWISFSMEDFDEAGIRYPRPVSEFHSLYTWIYRAEMIPQPSCFWSRHLHLEINGFDENMHYAFDKDFFVRLLIRGFMYKAYPETIGSYFRLHPNSKTCSTLEKFAPDEDLIKRKAEGLLSVKQHREIQKRKRHNRAVDALSAAQTQRNAGFLHAQSQLLKSLTIEPAMLFDRMFWGRLKRNLIPRQGRSEKSVVLDE from the coding sequence ATGGCTTTGAATAGTATGGCGTTATCACAACAATTCCCTTCGTCTCAGCCAGGCAGAATCGGCTGGCCATGGACCCAAGGCACCGAGCCTCTGCTGCCATTGAAAAAGAGCGGGCAACCATTGCCTAAAATAAGCGTTGTTACCCCCTCGTTCAATCAAGGTCAGTTCATCGAAGAGACGATCCGCTCTGTCTTGCTTCAGGGCTACCCAAATCTGGAATACATAATTATCGACGGCGGAAGCACTGACACCTCTGTTGAGGTGATTAAGCGGTACGAGCCCTGGTTGAGTTACTGGGTAAGTGAAAAAGATAACGGCCAGGCGCACGCCATAAACAAAGGGTTCTCCCGAGCTACAGGCGATATCTTCGCCTATATCAACAGTGATGATATCTACGGAGAAGGAATACTCACCGAAGTGGCGCGAATTTATTTGGAAGCCCCCGACAACTTCTGGATCTCTTTCAGTATGGAGGATTTTGACGAAGCCGGCATCCGATATCCCAGACCCGTAAGCGAGTTTCACAGTTTGTACACCTGGATCTACCGCGCAGAAATGATTCCTCAACCCAGTTGCTTCTGGTCGCGCCACCTTCATCTGGAGATAAATGGTTTTGATGAAAACATGCATTACGCTTTCGATAAGGATTTCTTTGTGAGACTCCTTATTAGAGGCTTTATGTACAAGGCATACCCGGAAACAATTGGCTCATATTTTCGCCTGCATCCCAATTCAAAAACATGCTCAACTCTGGAGAAGTTTGCACCTGACGAAGATTTGATCAAGCGTAAAGCAGAGGGTCTACTTAGTGTTAAACAACATCGAGAAATACAAAAGAGAAAGCGGCACAATCGTGCCGTCGATGCACTAAGTGCTGCCCAAACTCAACGAAACGCTGGTTTTTTGCATGCACAATCTCAACTGCTCAAATCATTGACGATTGAACCTGCGATGCTATTTGATCGGATGTTTTGGGGGAGGTTGAAAAGAAACTTAATACCAAGACAAGGCCGATCCGAAAAGTCTGTTGTACTCGACGAGTGA
- a CDS encoding methyltransferase domain-containing protein codes for MASDITGGGDIRLDLTQSIPFPDNSVELIYSSHVLEHFSYPIPMIHLLRECHRILKPGGTLRVAVPDARIFLNAYVDPGSFDKARFCSLDVGLSYKSKIDYVNFIAYMGGEHKHLFDEENLVLVLAEAGFRDVCIRVFDPEVDLEVRRHESIYAQAVK; via the coding sequence GTGGCGTCAGATATCACTGGTGGTGGAGACATTAGATTGGATCTCACCCAGTCCATTCCGTTCCCTGACAACTCAGTGGAATTGATCTATTCGTCGCACGTCCTTGAACATTTCTCCTATCCGATTCCAATGATTCATTTGCTCAGGGAATGCCATCGCATTCTTAAGCCGGGCGGCACATTGCGGGTTGCGGTGCCGGACGCGCGGATCTTTCTAAATGCGTATGTCGACCCCGGCTCCTTTGACAAAGCCCGTTTCTGTAGCTTGGATGTCGGCTTATCCTACAAAAGCAAAATTGACTATGTGAATTTTATTGCGTACATGGGCGGAGAACACAAGCACCTGTTCGACGAAGAGAATCTCGTGCTGGTGCTTGCGGAGGCGGGCTTTCGGGATGTTTGCATCCGAGTCTTCGACCCGGAAGTAGATCTCGAGGTTAGACGCCACGAATCAATATACGCACAAGCTGTAAAGTGA
- a CDS encoding glycosyltransferase family 2 protein: MKPQTLLVAADGPRFPEEVDRCEQARELIRNVDWNCDIRTNFSDTNLGCGIRIYTAIDWAMSQFEELIILEDDCIPSRSFFGFCEELLAYYRDDERVMHISGNNFQGGIARTEYSYYFSKITHAWGWATWKRAWKHFDWRMKSWPEFKNAGLMGSCCEDLYELKYWTDIFDQTYAGAPDIWDYQWNYACWSQNGLAVLPSKNLVSNIGYGPDATHTQGEAHFMNLPTEDIVDINHPPFVVRDKAADRYTFDHNFGGKAMKQADTWSAILKKRIRVVYLPIRAFRKVWRLLKPKEA, from the coding sequence GTGAAGCCTCAAACCCTGCTTGTCGCGGCCGACGGTCCGCGCTTTCCTGAGGAGGTAGATCGATGTGAACAGGCAAGAGAACTTATTCGCAACGTAGATTGGAACTGCGACATCAGGACCAATTTCTCCGATACGAATTTAGGGTGTGGCATTCGCATCTATACTGCCATCGACTGGGCAATGTCCCAATTTGAGGAGCTAATAATTCTTGAGGACGACTGTATTCCTTCGAGATCGTTTTTCGGATTTTGCGAAGAGTTACTTGCTTATTACCGAGACGATGAACGTGTGATGCACATCAGCGGCAATAACTTTCAGGGAGGAATAGCGCGAACTGAATATAGCTACTACTTCTCGAAAATAACTCATGCGTGGGGCTGGGCCACGTGGAAGCGGGCTTGGAAACATTTCGACTGGCGCATGAAGAGCTGGCCCGAATTCAAGAACGCAGGGCTGATGGGATCCTGCTGTGAAGACCTTTACGAGCTGAAGTACTGGACGGATATCTTTGATCAGACTTATGCGGGTGCGCCGGATATTTGGGACTATCAATGGAACTATGCCTGTTGGTCCCAGAATGGTTTAGCTGTATTGCCGAGCAAGAACCTTGTGTCGAATATAGGATACGGACCAGATGCTACCCATACGCAGGGAGAAGCACATTTCATGAATCTGCCAACAGAAGATATTGTTGATATCAATCATCCACCCTTTGTCGTGCGAGATAAAGCTGCCGATCGATATACCTTCGATCACAATTTCGGTGGAAAGGCCATGAAGCAGGCCGATACTTGGTCGGCAATACTGAAGAAGAGAATCCGAGTCGTCTATCTACCGATTCGCGCTTTCCGAAAGGTTTGGCGACTGCTTAAGCCTAAGGAAGCGTGA
- a CDS encoding glycosyltransferase: MELNRPMRILQVSMADILGGAESIARNLFHAYRASGHQSWLAVGLKRSDDPDVLVIPNDEYRNQWTRMWLKIAASHNRLETKVRGVGRLINMWRWTGEPNRWIGQQLGIEDFDFPGTKHLLDITPKRPDIIHCHNLHGGYFDLRELPRLSHQVPVILNLHDAWLLSGHCAYSFACTRWESGCGDCPDLTIFPAVKRDSTAHNWKRKKDIFTKSRLYVATPSQWLMERIKKSILVPAIIEGRVIPNGVDLSVFRPGDRRRARAELGISQEARMLLFAANGIRQNVFKDYKTFRAAVAEVAESNPGELVFIALGEDAPLEKIGKAEIRFVPFQENPKDVARYYQAADIYVHAAKVESFGKTVLEARACGIPAIATAVGGIPEQMKSLHLPASSTEHPSYPMEEATGILVPEEDIGALVSAIETLLRDEPLRKRLGENAVGDVRRRFDLKLQAEAFISWYKEILASQTVFMLEANDRHQRGSCLN; this comes from the coding sequence ATGGAATTAAATCGCCCGATGCGCATTCTTCAGGTGAGTATGGCAGATATATTGGGCGGGGCGGAGTCTATAGCGAGAAACCTTTTTCACGCCTACCGTGCGAGTGGACACCAAAGCTGGCTCGCGGTGGGTCTTAAGCGTAGTGATGACCCCGACGTACTCGTCATCCCCAATGATGAGTACCGAAATCAGTGGACAAGGATGTGGCTCAAAATCGCAGCTTCTCACAATCGGCTGGAGACCAAAGTGCGCGGAGTTGGGCGTCTCATTAATATGTGGCGTTGGACCGGTGAGCCGAATCGCTGGATCGGGCAGCAGCTTGGCATTGAGGATTTCGATTTTCCAGGGACGAAGCATCTGCTTGATATAACTCCAAAGCGTCCAGACATTATCCATTGTCATAATCTGCACGGCGGTTACTTTGATTTGCGAGAACTGCCGAGGCTGAGCCATCAAGTCCCGGTCATTCTGAACCTGCATGATGCATGGCTATTGAGTGGTCACTGTGCCTACTCTTTCGCGTGCACTCGGTGGGAAAGTGGGTGCGGGGATTGTCCTGATCTTACGATTTTCCCTGCGGTCAAAAGAGATAGCACAGCTCACAATTGGAAAAGAAAAAAAGATATATTCACAAAGAGTCGGCTCTATGTTGCCACACCTTCACAGTGGCTTATGGAAAGAATCAAGAAATCCATTCTTGTTCCTGCCATTATCGAGGGCAGGGTCATTCCAAACGGCGTTGATCTTTCCGTTTTCCGTCCCGGAGATAGGCGGAGGGCGCGCGCGGAACTCGGGATCTCTCAAGAGGCCAGAATGCTGCTCTTTGCGGCCAATGGCATCAGGCAAAATGTTTTCAAAGACTATAAGACCTTTCGAGCTGCGGTGGCTGAGGTCGCTGAGTCAAATCCTGGGGAGTTGGTCTTTATCGCTTTAGGAGAGGATGCGCCGTTGGAAAAGATCGGGAAGGCGGAAATACGCTTTGTACCTTTTCAAGAGAACCCAAAAGACGTAGCACGGTATTATCAAGCTGCCGATATATACGTCCACGCCGCAAAGGTTGAATCATTCGGTAAGACAGTATTGGAAGCACGCGCATGCGGTATTCCAGCGATCGCAACCGCCGTAGGAGGAATTCCGGAACAGATGAAGAGTCTGCATCTACCCGCGTCGAGTACCGAACACCCCTCATACCCGATGGAAGAAGCGACGGGCATACTGGTGCCAGAAGAAGATATCGGAGCATTGGTATCAGCAATAGAAACACTATTGCGAGACGAGCCGCTGCGAAAACGGCTCGGCGAAAACGCCGTTGGAGACGTGCGCAGACGATTCGATTTGAAGCTGCAAGCCGAAGCGTTTATTTCGTGGTATAAGGAGATTCTCGCCTCCCAAACAGTATTTATGCTTGAAGCTAATGATCGGCACCAGCGTGGATCATGCTTGAATTAA
- a CDS encoding glycosyltransferase family 2 protein, translating to MLELISELPAAAVGKSGWPWTQGSRPVAPNMRNGNPWPKISIVTPSFNQGQFLEETIRSVLLQNYPNLEYIIMDGGSTDGSLDVIRKYEKHLAYWQSERDDGQADAIARGFNRATGSILSWLNSDDILLPRALMHIGKAFARNPAIGVVFGNTLVINSDSTEVNRYFWPAMLFRYHWSLGQSIGQESCFWRREVYDRVGGLNPEKFFVMDYDLFFRMWETARFKKIRRFLGGYRIHEEAKNSKYRDVWVRELSAAKEIYGIKELGYFGLRVANRIDRFQNRLERFLFFLGSLRERD from the coding sequence ATGCTTGAATTAATAAGCGAACTTCCGGCGGCCGCTGTCGGCAAATCAGGCTGGCCGTGGACGCAAGGTTCGAGACCGGTAGCACCGAACATGCGGAACGGTAATCCCTGGCCAAAGATCAGCATTGTTACGCCTTCATTCAATCAGGGGCAGTTTTTGGAAGAAACCATCCGGTCAGTTCTTCTTCAGAACTATCCGAATCTCGAGTACATCATCATGGATGGCGGCAGTACTGATGGTAGTTTGGATGTAATAAGAAAGTACGAAAAACATCTTGCCTACTGGCAGAGTGAGAGGGACGACGGCCAGGCCGATGCGATTGCTAGAGGCTTCAATCGAGCAACCGGTAGCATTCTGAGTTGGCTTAACTCGGATGATATTCTACTACCAAGAGCCTTGATGCACATCGGGAAAGCTTTTGCCAGGAATCCAGCTATAGGAGTCGTCTTTGGAAATACCTTAGTCATTAACAGCGATAGTACTGAAGTGAATCGTTATTTCTGGCCGGCGATGCTTTTTAGATATCACTGGTCGTTGGGACAATCTATTGGCCAGGAATCCTGTTTTTGGAGAAGAGAAGTTTATGATCGAGTCGGCGGACTTAACCCGGAAAAGTTTTTTGTTATGGATTACGATTTGTTTTTTAGGATGTGGGAAACTGCCAGGTTCAAAAAAATAAGAAGATTCTTAGGAGGTTATAGAATCCATGAAGAAGCGAAGAACTCTAAATATCGCGACGTGTGGGTAAGAGAGTTGAGCGCCGCAAAAGAGATTTATGGAATTAAGGAATTAGGCTATTTCGGACTTCGCGTTGCGAATAGGATTGATCGCTTTCAAAACAGATTGGAACGTTTTCTGTTCTTTCTAGGATCCTTGAGAGAGCGTGATTGA
- a CDS encoding FkbM family methyltransferase yields the protein MEGKLTMGLFGSVKRHVKKGINKALENAMGVRLYSVRAHAREDWYDIRKSGCRIESIFDVGANIGQSANKFREAFPLANIYCFEPVLGNFQELHKSAKGDSYVQCFHMALGSAPGTGKIYLTDHSTTSSLIEPENSLGFEEVQIDTIDSFCAVRGIERIDLLKVDAEGFDLEVLKGAASLLSSASVAFVLAEVGFHPGDTRHVLFDFVREFLMANGFHVYGFYDQNLEWSGESRLRFANVCFANETAFRN from the coding sequence TTGGAAGGTAAACTGACAATGGGGTTGTTCGGGTCAGTCAAACGCCACGTCAAGAAGGGTATCAACAAAGCACTCGAGAATGCGATGGGCGTTCGCCTCTACAGTGTCCGTGCCCACGCGCGCGAGGACTGGTACGACATCAGGAAAAGTGGTTGTCGCATCGAGAGTATTTTCGATGTGGGCGCCAATATTGGTCAGTCGGCTAACAAGTTCCGAGAAGCTTTTCCGCTTGCAAACATCTACTGTTTCGAACCCGTTCTGGGTAATTTTCAGGAGTTGCACAAGAGTGCAAAAGGCGACTCCTATGTTCAGTGCTTTCACATGGCCCTGGGCAGTGCGCCTGGCACCGGCAAGATCTATCTAACCGATCATTCGACGACCAGTTCCCTTATTGAGCCTGAGAATTCTCTCGGTTTTGAGGAAGTGCAGATAGACACAATTGATTCCTTTTGCGCTGTGCGCGGGATTGAACGGATCGATCTCCTCAAGGTGGACGCAGAGGGATTCGACCTTGAGGTGCTCAAGGGAGCCGCCTCACTGCTGTCTTCGGCGAGCGTTGCGTTCGTGCTGGCTGAGGTGGGATTCCATCCTGGCGATACTCGTCACGTTCTGTTCGATTTTGTACGCGAGTTTCTGATGGCGAATGGTTTCCACGTCTACGGCTTCTATGATCAGAATCTCGAGTGGTCAGGTGAGAGTCGCCTTCGGTTTGCAAACGTCTGCTTTGCGAATGAAACGGCTTTCCGCAACTAG